From Halomarina ordinaria:
GTCCTCCATGCGGACGTCGGTGCGGTCGTCACGGATGGCGAACATCCCGGCTTCGGTGACGAGGCTGGCGAGTTCCGCACCGCTGAAGCCTTCCGTGTCCTCGGCGAGGGCGGCGAAGTCGACGTCGTCGGCCAGCGACATCCCGTCGGTGTGGATGTCGAGGATGCGCTCGCGCCCCTCGGCCCCGGGTTCGGGCACCTCGATGAGGCGGTCGAAGCGGCCGGGGCGGAGGATGGCGCGGTCGAGCATGTCGAAGCGGTTCGTCGCCGCGATGATGCGGATCTCGCCGCGGTCGTCGAAGCCGTCCATCTCGGCGAGCAGTTGCATCATGGTGCGCTGGACCTCGGCGTCGCCCGACGTCTTCGAGTCCGTCCGTTTCGAGGCGATGGCGTCGATCTCGTCGATGAAGATG
This genomic window contains:
- a CDS encoding AAA family ATPase yields the protein IFIDEIDAIASKRTDSKTSGDAEVQRTMMQLLAEMDGFDDRGEIRIIAATNRFDMLDRAILRPGRFDRLIEVPEPGAEGRERILDIHTDGMSLADDVDFAALAEDTEGFSGAELASLVTEAGMFAIRDDRTDVRMEDFAAAHEKVAGEGDDSPGTPVAFY